A part of Lutra lutra chromosome 2, mLutLut1.2, whole genome shotgun sequence genomic DNA contains:
- the FGFR3 gene encoding fibroblast growth factor receptor 3 isoform X9: MGAPARALAICVVLAVMTGAASMPRGMEPRVLRRAAEALGPEPGQQEQLVFGSGDTVELSCHAPAGGPTGPSVWVKDGVGLVPSDRVLLGPQRLQVLNASHEDSGSYSCRQRLTHRVLSHFSVRVMDAPSSGDDEDGEDEAEDTAGAPYWTRPERMDKKLLAVPAANTVRFRCPAAGNPTPSISWLKNGKEFRGEHRIGGIKLRHQQWSLVMESVVPSDRGNYTCVVQNKFGSIQQTYTLDVLERSPHRPILQAGLPANQTAVLGSDVEFHCKVYSDAQPHIQWLKHVEVNGSKVGPDGTPYVTVLKTAGANTTDKELEVLSLRNVTFEDAGEYTCLAGNSIGFSHHSAWLVVLPAEEELVEAGEAGSVYAGVLSYGVGFLLFILVVAAVTLCRLRTPPKKGLGSPAVHKVSRFPLKRQQVSLESNSSMNSNTPLVRIARLSSGEGPALANVSELELPADPKWELSRARLTLGKPLGEGCFGQVVMAEAIGIDKDRAARPVTVAVKMLKDDATDKDLSDLVSEMEMMKMIGRHKNIINLLGACTQGGPLYVLVEYAAKGNLREYLRARRPPGLDYSFDTCGPPGEQLTCKDLVSCAYQVARGMEYLASQKCIHRDLAARNVLVTEDNVMKIADFGLARDVHNLDYYKKTTNGRLPVKWMAPEALFDRVYTHQSDVWSFGVLLWEIFTLGGSPYPGIPVEELFKLLKEGHRMDKPANCTHDLYMIMRECWHAVPSQRPTFKQLVEDLDRILTVTSTDEYLDLSVPFEQYSPGGQDTPSSSSSGDDSVFAHDLLPPAPSSSGGLRT, translated from the exons ATGGGCGCCCCGGCTCGCGCCCTCGCGATCTGCGTGGTGCTGGCGGTCATGACCGGCGCCGCCTCGATGCCCCGGGGCATGGAGCCGCGCGTCTTGCGGAGAGCGGCAG AGGCCCTGGGGCCTGAGCCCGGCCAGCAGGAACAGCTGGTCTTTGGCAGCGGGGACACCGTGGAGCTGAGCTGTCATGCGCCTGCTGGTGGTCCCACAGGGCCCAGCGTCTGGGTCAAGGATGGCGTGGGCCTGGTGCCTTCAGACCGCGTCCTGCTGGGGCCTCAGCGGCTGCAGGTGCTCAACGCCTCTCACGAGGACTCAGGGTCCTACAGCTGCCGGCAGCGGCTCACGCACCGTGTGCTCTCCCACTTCAGTGTGCGAGTGATGG ATGCTCCGTCCTCTGGAGATGATGAAGATGGGGAGGACGAGGCTGAGGATACAG CAGGGGCTCCTTATTGGACGCGGCCCGAGCGGATGGACAAGAAGCTGCTAGCGGTGCCAGCCGCCAACACTGTGCGCTTCCGCTGCCCGGCCGCCGGCAATCCCACGCCATCCATCTCCTGGCTGAAGAACGGCAAGGAGTTCCGAGGCGAGCACCGCATCGGGGGCATCAAG CTACGACACCAGCAGTGGAGCCTGGTCATGGAGAGCGTGGTGCCCTCGGACCGCGGGAACTATACGTGTGTTGTGCAGAACAAGTTCGGCAGCATCCAGCAGACCTACACCCTGGACGTGCTGG AGCGTTCGCCGCACCGGCCCATCCTGCAGGCCGGGCTGCCTGCCAACCAGACGGCTGTGCTGGGCAGCGACGTGGAGTTCCACTGCAAGGTGTACAGTGACGCGCAGCCCCACATCCAGTGGCTCAAGCACGTGGAGGTGAACGGCAGCAAAGTTGGTCCCGACGGCACCCCGTATGTCACCGTGCTCAAG ACGGCGGGCGCTAACACCACCGACAAGGAGCTAGAGGTTCTGTCCTTGCGCAATGTCACCTTTGAGGACGCTGGGGAGTACACGTGTCTGGCGGGCAATTCTATCGGGTTTTCCCATCACTCTGCGTGGCTGGTGGTGCTGCCAG CTGAGGAGGAGCTGGTGGAGGCTGGTGAGGCTGGCAGCGTGTACGCGGGCGTCCTCAGCTACGGGGTGGgcttcctcctcttcatcctgGTGGTGGCAGCCGTCACTCTCTGCCGCCTGCGCACGCCCCCGAAGAAGGGCCTGGGCTCACCCGCCGTGCACAAGGTCTCCCGCTTCCCACTCAAGCGACAG CAGGTGTCCTTGGAGTCCAACTCGTCCATGAACTCCAATACACCCCTGGTGCGCATCGCCAGGCTGTCCTCAGGGGAAGGCCCCGCGCTGGCCAATGTCTCCGAGCTGGAGTTGCCTGCTGACCCCAAGTGGGAGCTGTCCAGGGCCCG GCTGACCCTAGGCAAGCCACTTGGGGAGGGATGCTTCGGCCAGGTGGTCATGGCGGAGGCCATTGGCATCGACAAGGACAGGGCTGCCCGGCCCGTCACTGTGGCAGTGAAGATGCTCAAAG ATGACGCCACAGATAAGGACCTGTCGGATCTGGTGTCTGAGATGGAGATGATGAAGATGATTGGCCGCCACAAGAACATCATCAACCTGCTGGGGGCCTGCACCCAGGGTG GGCCCCTGTACGTGCTAGTGGAGTACGCGGCCAAGGGTAACCTGCGGGAGTACCTGCGGGCACGGCGGCCCCCAGGCCTGGACTACTCCTTCGACACCTGTGGGCCGCCCGGGGAGCAGCTCACCTGCAAGGACCTGGTGTCCTGCGCCTACCAGGTGGCCCGGGGCATGGAGTACCTGGCCTCCCAGAAG tgCATCCACAGGGACCTGGCCGCCCGCAATGTGCTGGTGACCGAGGACAATGTAATGAAGATAGCAGACTTCGGCCTGGCCCGTGATGTGCACAACCTGGACTACTACAAGAAGACCACCAAC GGCCGGCTGCCTGTGAAGTGGATGGCACCTGAGGCCTTGTTTGACCGGGTCTACACCCACCAGAGTGACGT CTGGTCCTTTGGGGTCCTTCTCTGGGAGATCTTCACCCTGGGGGGCTCACCGTACCCCGGCATCCCCGTGGAGGAACTCTTCAAGCTGTTGAAGGAGGGTCACCGCATGGACAAGCCGGCCAACTGCACACATGACCT GTACATGATTATGCGGGAATGCTGGCATGCTGTGCCCTCCCAGAGGCCCACCTTCAAGCAGTTGGTGGAGGACCTGGACCGTATCCTTACTGTGACGTCCACAGAT GAGTACTTGGACCTGTCTGTGCCTTTTGAGCAGTATTCACCAGGCGGCCAGGACACCCCGAGCTCCAGCTCCTCGGGGGACGACTCTGTGTTTGCTCACGACCTGCTGCCTCCGGCCCCCAGCAGCAGCGGGGGCCTGCGGACGTGA
- the FGFR3 gene encoding fibroblast growth factor receptor 3 isoform X7 — MGAPARALAICVVLAVMTGAASMPRGMEPRVLRRAAEALGPEPGQQEQLVFGSGDTVELSCHAPAGGPTGPSVWVKDGVGLVPSDRVLLGPQRLQVLNASHEDSGSYSCRQRLTHRVLSHFSVRVMDAPSSGDDEDGEDEAEDTAGAPYWTRPERMDKKLLAVPAANTVRFRCPAAGNPTPSISWLKNGKEFRGEHRIGGIKLRHQQWSLVMESVVPSDRGNYTCVVQNKFGSIQQTYTLDVLERSPHRPILQAGLPANQTAVLGSDVEFHCKVYSDAQPHIQWLKHVEVNGSKVGPDGTPYVTVLKTAGANTTDKELEVLSLRNVTFEDAGEYTCLAGNSIGFSHHSAWLVVLPAEEELVEAGEAGSVYAGVLSYGVGFLLFILVVAAVTLCRLRTPPKKGLGSPAVHKVSRFPLKRQVTVSLESNSSMNSNTPLVRIARLSSGEGPALANVSELELPADPKWELSRARLTLGKPLGEGCFGQVVMAEAIGIDKDRAARPVTVAVKMLKDDATDKDLSDLVSEMEMMKMIGRHKNIINLLGACTQGGPLYVLVEYAAKGNLREYLRARRPPGLDYSFDTCGPPGEQLTCKDLVSCAYQVARGMEYLASQKCIHRDLAARNVLVTEDNVMKIADFGLARDVHNLDYYKKTTNGRLPVKWMAPEALFDRVYTHQSDVWSFGVLLWEIFTLGGSPYPGIPVEELFKLLKEGHRMDKPANCTHDLYMIMRECWHAVPSQRPTFKQLVEDLDRILTVTSTDEYLDLSVPFEQYSPGGQDTPSSSSSGDDSVFAHDLLPPAPSSSGGLRT; from the exons ATGGGCGCCCCGGCTCGCGCCCTCGCGATCTGCGTGGTGCTGGCGGTCATGACCGGCGCCGCCTCGATGCCCCGGGGCATGGAGCCGCGCGTCTTGCGGAGAGCGGCAG AGGCCCTGGGGCCTGAGCCCGGCCAGCAGGAACAGCTGGTCTTTGGCAGCGGGGACACCGTGGAGCTGAGCTGTCATGCGCCTGCTGGTGGTCCCACAGGGCCCAGCGTCTGGGTCAAGGATGGCGTGGGCCTGGTGCCTTCAGACCGCGTCCTGCTGGGGCCTCAGCGGCTGCAGGTGCTCAACGCCTCTCACGAGGACTCAGGGTCCTACAGCTGCCGGCAGCGGCTCACGCACCGTGTGCTCTCCCACTTCAGTGTGCGAGTGATGG ATGCTCCGTCCTCTGGAGATGATGAAGATGGGGAGGACGAGGCTGAGGATACAG CAGGGGCTCCTTATTGGACGCGGCCCGAGCGGATGGACAAGAAGCTGCTAGCGGTGCCAGCCGCCAACACTGTGCGCTTCCGCTGCCCGGCCGCCGGCAATCCCACGCCATCCATCTCCTGGCTGAAGAACGGCAAGGAGTTCCGAGGCGAGCACCGCATCGGGGGCATCAAG CTACGACACCAGCAGTGGAGCCTGGTCATGGAGAGCGTGGTGCCCTCGGACCGCGGGAACTATACGTGTGTTGTGCAGAACAAGTTCGGCAGCATCCAGCAGACCTACACCCTGGACGTGCTGG AGCGTTCGCCGCACCGGCCCATCCTGCAGGCCGGGCTGCCTGCCAACCAGACGGCTGTGCTGGGCAGCGACGTGGAGTTCCACTGCAAGGTGTACAGTGACGCGCAGCCCCACATCCAGTGGCTCAAGCACGTGGAGGTGAACGGCAGCAAAGTTGGTCCCGACGGCACCCCGTATGTCACCGTGCTCAAG ACGGCGGGCGCTAACACCACCGACAAGGAGCTAGAGGTTCTGTCCTTGCGCAATGTCACCTTTGAGGACGCTGGGGAGTACACGTGTCTGGCGGGCAATTCTATCGGGTTTTCCCATCACTCTGCGTGGCTGGTGGTGCTGCCAG CTGAGGAGGAGCTGGTGGAGGCTGGTGAGGCTGGCAGCGTGTACGCGGGCGTCCTCAGCTACGGGGTGGgcttcctcctcttcatcctgGTGGTGGCAGCCGTCACTCTCTGCCGCCTGCGCACGCCCCCGAAGAAGGGCCTGGGCTCACCCGCCGTGCACAAGGTCTCCCGCTTCCCACTCAAGCGACAGGTAACA GTGTCCTTGGAGTCCAACTCGTCCATGAACTCCAATACACCCCTGGTGCGCATCGCCAGGCTGTCCTCAGGGGAAGGCCCCGCGCTGGCCAATGTCTCCGAGCTGGAGTTGCCTGCTGACCCCAAGTGGGAGCTGTCCAGGGCCCG GCTGACCCTAGGCAAGCCACTTGGGGAGGGATGCTTCGGCCAGGTGGTCATGGCGGAGGCCATTGGCATCGACAAGGACAGGGCTGCCCGGCCCGTCACTGTGGCAGTGAAGATGCTCAAAG ATGACGCCACAGATAAGGACCTGTCGGATCTGGTGTCTGAGATGGAGATGATGAAGATGATTGGCCGCCACAAGAACATCATCAACCTGCTGGGGGCCTGCACCCAGGGTG GGCCCCTGTACGTGCTAGTGGAGTACGCGGCCAAGGGTAACCTGCGGGAGTACCTGCGGGCACGGCGGCCCCCAGGCCTGGACTACTCCTTCGACACCTGTGGGCCGCCCGGGGAGCAGCTCACCTGCAAGGACCTGGTGTCCTGCGCCTACCAGGTGGCCCGGGGCATGGAGTACCTGGCCTCCCAGAAG tgCATCCACAGGGACCTGGCCGCCCGCAATGTGCTGGTGACCGAGGACAATGTAATGAAGATAGCAGACTTCGGCCTGGCCCGTGATGTGCACAACCTGGACTACTACAAGAAGACCACCAAC GGCCGGCTGCCTGTGAAGTGGATGGCACCTGAGGCCTTGTTTGACCGGGTCTACACCCACCAGAGTGACGT CTGGTCCTTTGGGGTCCTTCTCTGGGAGATCTTCACCCTGGGGGGCTCACCGTACCCCGGCATCCCCGTGGAGGAACTCTTCAAGCTGTTGAAGGAGGGTCACCGCATGGACAAGCCGGCCAACTGCACACATGACCT GTACATGATTATGCGGGAATGCTGGCATGCTGTGCCCTCCCAGAGGCCCACCTTCAAGCAGTTGGTGGAGGACCTGGACCGTATCCTTACTGTGACGTCCACAGAT GAGTACTTGGACCTGTCTGTGCCTTTTGAGCAGTATTCACCAGGCGGCCAGGACACCCCGAGCTCCAGCTCCTCGGGGGACGACTCTGTGTTTGCTCACGACCTGCTGCCTCCGGCCCCCAGCAGCAGCGGGGGCCTGCGGACGTGA
- the FGFR3 gene encoding fibroblast growth factor receptor 3 isoform X8 has product MGAPARALAICVVLAVMTGAASMPRGMEPRVLRRAAEALGPEPGQQEQLVFGSGDTVELSCHAPAGGPTGPSVWVKDGVGLVPSDRVLLGPQRLQVLNASHEDSGSYSCRQRLTHRVLSHFSVRVMDAPSSGDDEDGEDEAEDTGAPYWTRPERMDKKLLAVPAANTVRFRCPAAGNPTPSISWLKNGKEFRGEHRIGGIKLRHQQWSLVMESVVPSDRGNYTCVVQNKFGSIQQTYTLDVLERSPHRPILQAGLPANQTAVLGSDVEFHCKVYSDAQPHIQWLKHVEVNGSKVGPDGTPYVTVLKSWISESVEADARLRLANVSERDGGEYLCRASNFIGVAEKAFWLRVHGPQAAEEELVEAGEAGSVYAGVLSYGVGFLLFILVVAAVTLCRLRTPPKKGLGSPAVHKVSRFPLKRQVSLESNSSMNSNTPLVRIARLSSGEGPALANVSELELPADPKWELSRARLTLGKPLGEGCFGQVVMAEAIGIDKDRAARPVTVAVKMLKDDATDKDLSDLVSEMEMMKMIGRHKNIINLLGACTQGGPLYVLVEYAAKGNLREYLRARRPPGLDYSFDTCGPPGEQLTCKDLVSCAYQVARGMEYLASQKCIHRDLAARNVLVTEDNVMKIADFGLARDVHNLDYYKKTTNGRLPVKWMAPEALFDRVYTHQSDVWSFGVLLWEIFTLGGSPYPGIPVEELFKLLKEGHRMDKPANCTHDLYMIMRECWHAVPSQRPTFKQLVEDLDRILTVTSTDEYLDLSVPFEQYSPGGQDTPSSSSSGDDSVFAHDLLPPAPSSSGGLRT; this is encoded by the exons ATGGGCGCCCCGGCTCGCGCCCTCGCGATCTGCGTGGTGCTGGCGGTCATGACCGGCGCCGCCTCGATGCCCCGGGGCATGGAGCCGCGCGTCTTGCGGAGAGCGGCAG AGGCCCTGGGGCCTGAGCCCGGCCAGCAGGAACAGCTGGTCTTTGGCAGCGGGGACACCGTGGAGCTGAGCTGTCATGCGCCTGCTGGTGGTCCCACAGGGCCCAGCGTCTGGGTCAAGGATGGCGTGGGCCTGGTGCCTTCAGACCGCGTCCTGCTGGGGCCTCAGCGGCTGCAGGTGCTCAACGCCTCTCACGAGGACTCAGGGTCCTACAGCTGCCGGCAGCGGCTCACGCACCGTGTGCTCTCCCACTTCAGTGTGCGAGTGATGG ATGCTCCGTCCTCTGGAGATGATGAAGATGGGGAGGACGAGGCTGAGGATACAG GGGCTCCTTATTGGACGCGGCCCGAGCGGATGGACAAGAAGCTGCTAGCGGTGCCAGCCGCCAACACTGTGCGCTTCCGCTGCCCGGCCGCCGGCAATCCCACGCCATCCATCTCCTGGCTGAAGAACGGCAAGGAGTTCCGAGGCGAGCACCGCATCGGGGGCATCAAG CTACGACACCAGCAGTGGAGCCTGGTCATGGAGAGCGTGGTGCCCTCGGACCGCGGGAACTATACGTGTGTTGTGCAGAACAAGTTCGGCAGCATCCAGCAGACCTACACCCTGGACGTGCTGG AGCGTTCGCCGCACCGGCCCATCCTGCAGGCCGGGCTGCCTGCCAACCAGACGGCTGTGCTGGGCAGCGACGTGGAGTTCCACTGCAAGGTGTACAGTGACGCGCAGCCCCACATCCAGTGGCTCAAGCACGTGGAGGTGAACGGCAGCAAAGTTGGTCCCGACGGCACCCCGTATGTCACCGTGCTCAAG TCCTGGATCAGTGAGAGTGTGGAGGCCGACGCACGCCTCCGCCTGGCCAATGTGTCCGAGCGTGATGGGGGCGAGTACCTCTGTCGAGCCTCCAATTTCATAGGCGTGGCTGAGAAGGCCTTTTGGCTGCGTGTTCACGGGCCCCAAGCAG CTGAGGAGGAGCTGGTGGAGGCTGGTGAGGCTGGCAGCGTGTACGCGGGCGTCCTCAGCTACGGGGTGGgcttcctcctcttcatcctgGTGGTGGCAGCCGTCACTCTCTGCCGCCTGCGCACGCCCCCGAAGAAGGGCCTGGGCTCACCCGCCGTGCACAAGGTCTCCCGCTTCCCACTCAAGCGACAG GTGTCCTTGGAGTCCAACTCGTCCATGAACTCCAATACACCCCTGGTGCGCATCGCCAGGCTGTCCTCAGGGGAAGGCCCCGCGCTGGCCAATGTCTCCGAGCTGGAGTTGCCTGCTGACCCCAAGTGGGAGCTGTCCAGGGCCCG GCTGACCCTAGGCAAGCCACTTGGGGAGGGATGCTTCGGCCAGGTGGTCATGGCGGAGGCCATTGGCATCGACAAGGACAGGGCTGCCCGGCCCGTCACTGTGGCAGTGAAGATGCTCAAAG ATGACGCCACAGATAAGGACCTGTCGGATCTGGTGTCTGAGATGGAGATGATGAAGATGATTGGCCGCCACAAGAACATCATCAACCTGCTGGGGGCCTGCACCCAGGGTG GGCCCCTGTACGTGCTAGTGGAGTACGCGGCCAAGGGTAACCTGCGGGAGTACCTGCGGGCACGGCGGCCCCCAGGCCTGGACTACTCCTTCGACACCTGTGGGCCGCCCGGGGAGCAGCTCACCTGCAAGGACCTGGTGTCCTGCGCCTACCAGGTGGCCCGGGGCATGGAGTACCTGGCCTCCCAGAAG tgCATCCACAGGGACCTGGCCGCCCGCAATGTGCTGGTGACCGAGGACAATGTAATGAAGATAGCAGACTTCGGCCTGGCCCGTGATGTGCACAACCTGGACTACTACAAGAAGACCACCAAC GGCCGGCTGCCTGTGAAGTGGATGGCACCTGAGGCCTTGTTTGACCGGGTCTACACCCACCAGAGTGACGT CTGGTCCTTTGGGGTCCTTCTCTGGGAGATCTTCACCCTGGGGGGCTCACCGTACCCCGGCATCCCCGTGGAGGAACTCTTCAAGCTGTTGAAGGAGGGTCACCGCATGGACAAGCCGGCCAACTGCACACATGACCT GTACATGATTATGCGGGAATGCTGGCATGCTGTGCCCTCCCAGAGGCCCACCTTCAAGCAGTTGGTGGAGGACCTGGACCGTATCCTTACTGTGACGTCCACAGAT GAGTACTTGGACCTGTCTGTGCCTTTTGAGCAGTATTCACCAGGCGGCCAGGACACCCCGAGCTCCAGCTCCTCGGGGGACGACTCTGTGTTTGCTCACGACCTGCTGCCTCCGGCCCCCAGCAGCAGCGGGGGCCTGCGGACGTGA
- the FGFR3 gene encoding fibroblast growth factor receptor 3 isoform X6, translating to MGAPARALAICVVLAVMTGAASMPRGMEPRVLRRAAEALGPEPGQQEQLVFGSGDTVELSCHAPAGGPTGPSVWVKDGVGLVPSDRVLLGPQRLQVLNASHEDSGSYSCRQRLTHRVLSHFSVRVMDAPSSGDDEDGEDEAEDTAGAPYWTRPERMDKKLLAVPAANTVRFRCPAAGNPTPSISWLKNGKEFRGEHRIGGIKLRHQQWSLVMESVVPSDRGNYTCVVQNKFGSIQQTYTLDVLERSPHRPILQAGLPANQTAVLGSDVEFHCKVYSDAQPHIQWLKHVEVNGSKVGPDGTPYVTVLKSWISESVEADARLRLANVSERDGGEYLCRASNFIGVAEKAFWLRVHGPQAAEEELVEAGEAGSVYAGVLSYGVGFLLFILVVAAVTLCRLRTPPKKGLGSPAVHKVSRFPLKRQVSLESNSSMNSNTPLVRIARLSSGEGPALANVSELELPADPKWELSRARLTLGKPLGEGCFGQVVMAEAIGIDKDRAARPVTVAVKMLKDDATDKDLSDLVSEMEMMKMIGRHKNIINLLGACTQGGPLYVLVEYAAKGNLREYLRARRPPGLDYSFDTCGPPGEQLTCKDLVSCAYQVARGMEYLASQKCIHRDLAARNVLVTEDNVMKIADFGLARDVHNLDYYKKTTNGRLPVKWMAPEALFDRVYTHQSDVWSFGVLLWEIFTLGGSPYPGIPVEELFKLLKEGHRMDKPANCTHDLYMIMRECWHAVPSQRPTFKQLVEDLDRILTVTSTDEYLDLSVPFEQYSPGGQDTPSSSSSGDDSVFAHDLLPPAPSSSGGLRT from the exons ATGGGCGCCCCGGCTCGCGCCCTCGCGATCTGCGTGGTGCTGGCGGTCATGACCGGCGCCGCCTCGATGCCCCGGGGCATGGAGCCGCGCGTCTTGCGGAGAGCGGCAG AGGCCCTGGGGCCTGAGCCCGGCCAGCAGGAACAGCTGGTCTTTGGCAGCGGGGACACCGTGGAGCTGAGCTGTCATGCGCCTGCTGGTGGTCCCACAGGGCCCAGCGTCTGGGTCAAGGATGGCGTGGGCCTGGTGCCTTCAGACCGCGTCCTGCTGGGGCCTCAGCGGCTGCAGGTGCTCAACGCCTCTCACGAGGACTCAGGGTCCTACAGCTGCCGGCAGCGGCTCACGCACCGTGTGCTCTCCCACTTCAGTGTGCGAGTGATGG ATGCTCCGTCCTCTGGAGATGATGAAGATGGGGAGGACGAGGCTGAGGATACAG CAGGGGCTCCTTATTGGACGCGGCCCGAGCGGATGGACAAGAAGCTGCTAGCGGTGCCAGCCGCCAACACTGTGCGCTTCCGCTGCCCGGCCGCCGGCAATCCCACGCCATCCATCTCCTGGCTGAAGAACGGCAAGGAGTTCCGAGGCGAGCACCGCATCGGGGGCATCAAG CTACGACACCAGCAGTGGAGCCTGGTCATGGAGAGCGTGGTGCCCTCGGACCGCGGGAACTATACGTGTGTTGTGCAGAACAAGTTCGGCAGCATCCAGCAGACCTACACCCTGGACGTGCTGG AGCGTTCGCCGCACCGGCCCATCCTGCAGGCCGGGCTGCCTGCCAACCAGACGGCTGTGCTGGGCAGCGACGTGGAGTTCCACTGCAAGGTGTACAGTGACGCGCAGCCCCACATCCAGTGGCTCAAGCACGTGGAGGTGAACGGCAGCAAAGTTGGTCCCGACGGCACCCCGTATGTCACCGTGCTCAAG TCCTGGATCAGTGAGAGTGTGGAGGCCGACGCACGCCTCCGCCTGGCCAATGTGTCCGAGCGTGATGGGGGCGAGTACCTCTGTCGAGCCTCCAATTTCATAGGCGTGGCTGAGAAGGCCTTTTGGCTGCGTGTTCACGGGCCCCAAGCAG CTGAGGAGGAGCTGGTGGAGGCTGGTGAGGCTGGCAGCGTGTACGCGGGCGTCCTCAGCTACGGGGTGGgcttcctcctcttcatcctgGTGGTGGCAGCCGTCACTCTCTGCCGCCTGCGCACGCCCCCGAAGAAGGGCCTGGGCTCACCCGCCGTGCACAAGGTCTCCCGCTTCCCACTCAAGCGACAG GTGTCCTTGGAGTCCAACTCGTCCATGAACTCCAATACACCCCTGGTGCGCATCGCCAGGCTGTCCTCAGGGGAAGGCCCCGCGCTGGCCAATGTCTCCGAGCTGGAGTTGCCTGCTGACCCCAAGTGGGAGCTGTCCAGGGCCCG GCTGACCCTAGGCAAGCCACTTGGGGAGGGATGCTTCGGCCAGGTGGTCATGGCGGAGGCCATTGGCATCGACAAGGACAGGGCTGCCCGGCCCGTCACTGTGGCAGTGAAGATGCTCAAAG ATGACGCCACAGATAAGGACCTGTCGGATCTGGTGTCTGAGATGGAGATGATGAAGATGATTGGCCGCCACAAGAACATCATCAACCTGCTGGGGGCCTGCACCCAGGGTG GGCCCCTGTACGTGCTAGTGGAGTACGCGGCCAAGGGTAACCTGCGGGAGTACCTGCGGGCACGGCGGCCCCCAGGCCTGGACTACTCCTTCGACACCTGTGGGCCGCCCGGGGAGCAGCTCACCTGCAAGGACCTGGTGTCCTGCGCCTACCAGGTGGCCCGGGGCATGGAGTACCTGGCCTCCCAGAAG tgCATCCACAGGGACCTGGCCGCCCGCAATGTGCTGGTGACCGAGGACAATGTAATGAAGATAGCAGACTTCGGCCTGGCCCGTGATGTGCACAACCTGGACTACTACAAGAAGACCACCAAC GGCCGGCTGCCTGTGAAGTGGATGGCACCTGAGGCCTTGTTTGACCGGGTCTACACCCACCAGAGTGACGT CTGGTCCTTTGGGGTCCTTCTCTGGGAGATCTTCACCCTGGGGGGCTCACCGTACCCCGGCATCCCCGTGGAGGAACTCTTCAAGCTGTTGAAGGAGGGTCACCGCATGGACAAGCCGGCCAACTGCACACATGACCT GTACATGATTATGCGGGAATGCTGGCATGCTGTGCCCTCCCAGAGGCCCACCTTCAAGCAGTTGGTGGAGGACCTGGACCGTATCCTTACTGTGACGTCCACAGAT GAGTACTTGGACCTGTCTGTGCCTTTTGAGCAGTATTCACCAGGCGGCCAGGACACCCCGAGCTCCAGCTCCTCGGGGGACGACTCTGTGTTTGCTCACGACCTGCTGCCTCCGGCCCCCAGCAGCAGCGGGGGCCTGCGGACGTGA